The following are encoded together in the Miscanthus floridulus cultivar M001 unplaced genomic scaffold, ASM1932011v1 fs_631, whole genome shotgun sequence genome:
- the LOC136532475 gene encoding uncharacterized protein, with product MVDLIIGMKRLTKVLMDGGSSLNIMTETLTFEVVGFHGTYHTILGRPCYAKFMAIPNYNYLKLKMTRPCRVITISSSFQHAYECEVECYEHIAAKELATIRKEVAKEAPNPKRLTRSFEPVEGAKEVLIDPSGSKGKVVRIGTTLSCE from the exons ATGGTTGACctgatcatcggcatgaagcggctcaccaaggtactgatggatggaggcagcagcctcaacatcat gacggagactcttaccttcgaggtggtcgggttccacggaacctaccacaccatcctaggacgtccatgctacgcgaagttcatggccatccccaactacaactatctgaagttgaagatgaccaGACcgtgcagggtcatcaccatcagcagctccttccagcatgcctacgagtgcgaggtcgaatgctacgAACACATCGCCGCCAAGGAACTTGcgaccatcaggaaggaggtcgccaaagaagcacccaaccccaagcgGTTGACCAGGTCTTTTGAACCtgtagagggcgccaaggaggtcctcatagaccccagtggctccaagggcaaagtggtgcgcattggcaccacgctttcctgtGAATAG